One genomic segment of Suttonella sp. R2A3 includes these proteins:
- the pckA gene encoding phosphoenolpyruvate carboxykinase (ATP) translates to MTLSRHTIDLSPYGINTIAMRNLPPAKLYREGLRSGGESVISSTGALIAFSGEKTGRSPNDKRVVELAPSKDNIWWGDINIPFPQASHQRNREIAVKFLDQSDRMYVFDGFAGWDKAHRIKVRVITTRAYHALFMHNMLIRPTAEELDQFGEPDYVIYNAGQCPADTSVEGVNTETSVSLSFEDQEMVILGTEYAGEMKKGVFTIMNYLMPLKGELSMHCSATAETGAARSAILFGLSGTGKTTLSADPNRELIGDDEHVWTNQGVFNIEGGCYAKVIDLSEEKEPDIFRALKFNAVLENVVYDEEHVVDYTDISITENTRGSYPIEHIPNARIPCVAGQPSDVIFLTCDAFGVLPPVAKLTPAQAMFHFISGYTAKVAGTEVGITEPQATFSACFGAPFMVWHPTKYAELLAEKIQQHQVNVWLVNTGWSGGAYGVGSRIKLKYSRAIIDAINKGELAHAPTQQDPRFGFSIVTKCSNVPDEILDPHNAWADKAAYEMQANQLAEMFNQNFEKYSAQAADDIKAAAPKIL, encoded by the coding sequence ATGACCTTATCTCGTCACACCATAGACTTATCACCTTATGGCATCAACACCATTGCGATGCGCAACCTTCCTCCAGCAAAACTTTACAGAGAAGGGCTACGCAGTGGTGGTGAGTCAGTAATTTCTTCAACTGGCGCTTTAATTGCCTTCTCTGGTGAAAAAACCGGGCGTTCGCCGAATGACAAACGTGTGGTTGAGTTAGCGCCTTCTAAAGACAATATCTGGTGGGGCGACATCAACATACCTTTCCCTCAAGCATCGCATCAGAGAAATCGTGAGATTGCGGTCAAATTCTTAGATCAATCAGACCGTATGTATGTCTTTGATGGTTTTGCTGGTTGGGATAAAGCTCATCGAATCAAAGTTCGTGTGATCACCACCCGCGCCTACCATGCCTTATTCATGCACAATATGCTGATTCGCCCAACCGCAGAAGAGCTTGATCAATTTGGCGAGCCTGATTATGTGATCTACAACGCAGGGCAATGCCCAGCTGATACCAGCGTTGAAGGGGTGAACACAGAAACATCTGTTTCATTGTCTTTTGAAGATCAGGAAATGGTTATTTTGGGTACAGAATACGCCGGGGAGATGAAAAAAGGCGTATTCACGATCATGAATTATCTAATGCCGCTAAAAGGTGAGCTTTCGATGCACTGTTCAGCGACCGCTGAAACGGGCGCGGCTCGCTCAGCCATCCTCTTTGGTTTATCCGGTACGGGTAAAACCACCTTATCAGCGGATCCTAATCGTGAGTTGATTGGTGATGATGAACACGTTTGGACCAACCAGGGCGTATTTAACATCGAAGGCGGCTGTTACGCTAAAGTCATCGATCTCTCTGAAGAAAAAGAACCGGATATTTTCCGCGCGTTGAAATTTAACGCCGTGCTGGAAAATGTGGTTTATGACGAAGAGCATGTGGTGGACTACACCGATATTTCGATCACCGAAAACACCCGTGGCAGTTATCCAATTGAGCATATTCCTAATGCGCGTATTCCTTGTGTAGCCGGACAGCCAAGCGATGTGATTTTCCTCACCTGTGACGCGTTTGGTGTGTTACCACCAGTGGCTAAACTCACCCCAGCACAGGCGATGTTCCACTTTATCTCTGGTTACACCGCTAAAGTGGCCGGTACAGAAGTGGGCATTACCGAACCACAAGCAACATTCTCTGCGTGTTTTGGCGCACCATTTATGGTTTGGCATCCAACCAAATACGCGGAATTATTGGCTGAAAAAATCCAACAACATCAAGTGAATGTGTGGTTGGTGAATACCGGCTGGTCTGGTGGCGCTTATGGCGTCGGCTCACGTATCAAGCTTAAATATTCGCGCGCGATTATTGATGCGATTAACAAAGGTGAGCTCGCGCATGCACCAACCCAACAAGACCCGCGCTTTGGCTTCAGTATTGTCACGAAATGCAGCAATGTGCCAGATGAGATTTTAGATCCGCATAACGCCTGGGCTGATAAAGCGGCTTATGAGATGCAAGCCAACCAGCTTGCTGAAATGTTCAATCAGAACTTTGAGAAATATAGTGCGCAGGCTGCCGATGATATCAAAGCCGCTGCACCAAAAATCTTGTAA
- the msrAB gene encoding bifunctional peptide-methionine (S)-S-oxide reductase MsrA/peptide-methionine (R)-S-oxide reductase MsrB codes for MRILRLVLMLSIGLLFGKELVAATGKQELLPHDAAARLQALPEANEMQGYWDERKPTLVKFWASWCPLCLATLEETQTWRQDGSLGAANIVSVASPDYLSEMPPAEFRTWYQGLSYPDLPVLIDDGGAIARELGIGVYPSWALFDADGVLLRVVKGNITHTQAKVLLIDPNAEIGYKDEFYQPSKPKGEQKVMNTKTIYLAGGCFWGLEAYFERIPGVVDAVSGYANGDTENPSYEDVVRRNTGHAETVAVTYDTDRLNLSEILAYYFRVIDPTSLNKQGNDRGTQYRTGVYYTDASDESIIAQAIKQEQSKYEKPIVVENEQLDGFYEAEAYHQDYLAKNPNGYCHIDVSKADIPLSKEESHAEKAQDHNQSVNVDPTRYKKPDEAELRQRLSAMAFDITQNSATERAFSHEYDDLFEPGIYVDVVSGEPLFSSADKYDSGCGWPSFSRPIVGEVVTEHEDNSYNMKRVEVRSRVADAHLGHVFTDGPQEAGGLRYCINGASLRFVSLANMDQEGYGHLKAAVVRGEGVH; via the coding sequence ATGCGGATCCTACGTTTAGTATTGATGCTGAGTATCGGGTTATTATTCGGTAAAGAGCTGGTGGCCGCTACAGGTAAACAGGAATTGCTGCCGCATGATGCCGCAGCGCGGCTACAAGCCTTGCCAGAAGCGAACGAGATGCAAGGCTATTGGGATGAACGCAAGCCTACCTTAGTTAAATTTTGGGCAAGCTGGTGTCCGCTGTGTTTAGCAACGTTAGAAGAAACGCAAACCTGGCGACAAGATGGCAGTCTTGGTGCTGCGAATATTGTCAGTGTAGCTTCCCCAGATTATCTCTCTGAAATGCCACCCGCAGAGTTTCGCACTTGGTATCAAGGTTTGTCTTATCCTGATTTGCCGGTGTTAATCGATGATGGTGGGGCGATTGCGCGTGAGCTTGGTATTGGTGTGTATCCTAGCTGGGCATTATTTGATGCTGATGGGGTTTTGTTGCGCGTGGTTAAAGGCAATATCACCCACACTCAAGCAAAAGTGTTATTGATTGACCCAAATGCTGAGATTGGTTATAAAGACGAGTTCTACCAGCCCAGCAAACCCAAAGGAGAGCAAAAAGTCATGAATACCAAAACCATCTATCTTGCCGGCGGCTGTTTTTGGGGTTTAGAAGCCTATTTTGAGCGTATTCCTGGGGTTGTTGATGCCGTTTCTGGCTATGCAAACGGCGATACGGAGAACCCTAGTTACGAAGATGTCGTGCGTCGCAATACAGGCCATGCGGAAACCGTTGCGGTAACTTACGATACCGATCGCCTCAATCTTTCAGAAATTTTGGCATATTATTTCCGCGTGATCGATCCGACCAGCTTAAATAAGCAGGGGAATGATCGGGGCACACAATACCGCACAGGGGTTTATTACACCGATGCGAGTGATGAATCCATCATTGCACAGGCGATTAAACAAGAACAAAGTAAATACGAAAAGCCGATTGTGGTTGAAAATGAGCAGCTAGATGGGTTTTATGAAGCAGAAGCTTATCATCAAGATTATCTCGCAAAGAACCCTAATGGCTATTGTCATATCGATGTCAGTAAGGCCGATATTCCATTGAGCAAAGAAGAAAGTCATGCTGAAAAGGCTCAAGATCACAATCAGTCAGTGAATGTTGATCCCACGCGTTATAAAAAACCAGATGAGGCTGAACTGCGTCAACGCTTAAGCGCGATGGCCTTTGATATCACCCAAAATAGCGCCACAGAACGTGCGTTTAGCCATGAATACGATGATCTGTTTGAGCCGGGTATTTATGTCGATGTCGTGAGTGGTGAACCTTTATTCAGCTCTGCCGATAAATATGATTCTGGCTGTGGCTGGCCCAGTTTCAGTCGCCCAATCGTCGGCGAAGTGGTCACGGAACATGAAGATAATTCTTATAATATGAAGCGCGTTGAAGTGCGTAGTCGGGTGGCTGATGCGCATTTAGGACATGTCTTTACCGATGGTCCTCAAGAAGCCGGTGGCTTACGCTATTGCATTAATGGCGCAAGCTTGCGTTTTGTGTCATTAGCAAACATGGATCAAGAAGGCTATGGGCATTTGAAAGCCGCAGTCGTGCGCGGTGAAGGCGTACACTAA
- the panD gene encoding aspartate 1-decarboxylase has product MLLTMMKGKLHRATVTQADLHYEGSITVDQDLLDAAGILVHEQVDVLDIDNGNRLTTYTIPGERGSGVIGINGAAARLVSPGDKVIIIAYVQMDEQAAKAHEPNVVLLDDDNHPVTINHQSGAAFPS; this is encoded by the coding sequence ATGTTACTGACCATGATGAAAGGCAAGCTCCACCGCGCAACGGTGACGCAAGCCGACCTTCATTACGAAGGCTCTATTACTGTCGATCAAGATTTACTTGATGCGGCGGGCATTCTCGTACATGAACAAGTCGATGTGCTCGATATTGATAACGGCAACCGCCTGACCACCTATACCATTCCTGGTGAGCGAGGCAGCGGCGTGATCGGGATTAATGGTGCTGCGGCGCGATTAGTCAGTCCTGGCGATAAAGTGATTATTATTGCTTATGTGCAAATGGATGAACAAGCGGCGAAAGCGCACGAACCCAACGTCGTATTACTTGATGATGACAATCATCCGGTAACCATCAATCATCAATCTGGCGCGGCTTTTCCTTCCTGA
- a CDS encoding copper resistance protein NlpE, producing MKSTQKLVTIIALPLMLSACISFGGNSQSQERAPITQARTQVQWPGTYQGVLPCGANCDGVATMLVLYPDQRYVLRSRRLGQDIKDVIKEGRFSWMEDNSHIRLSHSDKTGIIDYIRVQRDALELLTPEGQVIASDSPDAFRLKRTSGVPAPLPTI from the coding sequence ATGAAATCAACACAAAAACTCGTGACCATCATCGCCCTGCCATTGATGCTGAGCGCCTGTATCAGCTTTGGTGGCAATAGCCAATCACAAGAGCGCGCACCGATTACACAAGCGAGAACACAAGTTCAATGGCCTGGTACGTACCAAGGCGTTTTACCTTGTGGTGCTAATTGCGATGGCGTAGCAACGATGCTGGTTTTATATCCGGATCAACGCTATGTTCTGCGCTCACGCCGCCTGGGACAAGATATTAAAGACGTCATCAAAGAAGGACGCTTCAGCTGGATGGAAGATAATAGCCATATCCGCCTCAGCCATAGCGATAAAACCGGTATTATCGATTACATTCGCGTGCAGCGTGATGCTCTGGAATTACTCACCCCAGAAGGTCAAGTGATTGCTAGCGACTCGCCTGATGCCTTCCGTTTGAAGCGCACCAGTGGCGTACCTGCCCCACTACCAACGATTTAA
- a CDS encoding SulP family inorganic anion transporter translates to MFSTVREVVLTYLWRIISLLFPMRFWINRVNPSNLQADFWAGLTGAVMVLPQGIAFALIAGLPPEFGLYSAIVVQLLAGFFGSSWHMVTGPTVALSIVIPSIVAPYAVIGSPQYIGMTLTLMFIVGIIQLGFGIFRLGGLVNFISHTVIIGFTAGAGTLIISSQLPTILGITLPRGLSFFEKWTIIFEKSAVFHTPSMIIAAVTVITAIWVRRYRRKWPHMLLGLMAGMLAGLILKAPENGVEMLGALPASMPQMVFPDINFYLFSELLPSAFALALLGLIEAVSIARSISVRSHQRIDGNQEFFGQGLANMVGSCFSCYVGSGSFSRSALNYDSGAKTPLSLLATSLIVILVLLFIPKVTHYLPLPAMAGAIILAGYNLFDFKHIGLIAKTSRNELTIITVTFLSTLLLDLEFAIYAGVILSLILYLQKTSHPKVTLVDFSSVYELEGEEKQTDVHRNPPVTVIRLDGSLFFGAVDHVQTRLAELSTNQRWLNVVILAEGVNIIDIAGIEALLNERNKLQKRGGDLYIIGLKTHVRNKLRKSPYWQRLGGKKHLHESTYIAFREICKDLEIDNYRQYMKHLFKDYNKL, encoded by the coding sequence ATGTTTAGCACCGTCCGTGAGGTTGTTTTAACTTATCTCTGGCGCATCATCAGCTTGCTGTTTCCGATGCGTTTTTGGATTAATCGTGTCAATCCCAGCAACCTTCAGGCCGATTTTTGGGCAGGATTAACCGGTGCTGTGATGGTGTTACCGCAAGGTATTGCCTTTGCCCTTATTGCAGGTCTTCCCCCTGAATTTGGTTTATACAGTGCGATTGTTGTCCAGCTGCTTGCTGGATTTTTTGGTTCTTCGTGGCATATGGTCACAGGCCCTACAGTTGCGCTTTCGATCGTCATTCCAAGTATTGTCGCCCCGTATGCGGTGATTGGCAGTCCACAATATATCGGTATGACGCTAACACTCATGTTTATTGTTGGCATCATTCAATTAGGCTTTGGGATATTCCGTCTTGGTGGTTTGGTTAATTTTATTTCTCATACAGTAATTATCGGCTTTACCGCTGGCGCTGGAACATTGATTATCTCTAGCCAACTACCAACGATATTAGGGATTACCCTGCCAAGGGGTTTAAGCTTTTTTGAAAAATGGACGATTATTTTCGAGAAAAGCGCTGTTTTTCATACCCCAAGCATGATTATTGCCGCTGTGACGGTTATTACAGCCATTTGGGTGCGTCGTTATCGACGTAAATGGCCGCATATGTTGTTGGGTTTGATGGCTGGTATGCTCGCGGGACTGATTCTTAAAGCCCCGGAAAATGGCGTGGAGATGCTTGGTGCATTACCGGCCTCGATGCCGCAAATGGTATTCCCGGATATAAATTTTTACCTTTTTTCCGAGTTGCTCCCTTCTGCGTTTGCCCTAGCGCTGTTAGGCTTAATTGAAGCAGTCTCGATTGCGCGCTCTATTTCTGTACGTTCACACCAACGTATTGATGGTAATCAGGAATTCTTTGGTCAGGGCTTGGCTAATATGGTGGGAAGCTGTTTTTCATGCTATGTCGGCTCAGGTTCCTTTAGCCGCAGTGCGCTCAATTATGATAGTGGGGCAAAAACACCGCTTTCGCTGTTAGCGACTTCCTTAATCGTTATTTTGGTTTTGTTATTTATTCCTAAAGTAACCCACTACTTACCCCTACCAGCAATGGCTGGTGCGATTATTCTAGCCGGTTATAACCTGTTTGATTTCAAACATATCGGCTTGATTGCCAAAACTAGCCGAAATGAGCTGACCATCATTACAGTAACTTTTTTATCAACGTTATTGCTCGATCTGGAATTTGCTATTTATGCCGGGGTTATTTTGTCGCTAATTCTCTATCTACAGAAAACCTCACATCCAAAAGTCACCCTGGTGGATTTTTCATCGGTTTATGAACTTGAAGGTGAAGAAAAACAAACTGATGTGCACCGTAACCCCCCTGTTACGGTTATCCGCTTGGATGGTTCGTTATTTTTTGGCGCGGTTGATCATGTACAAACCCGTTTGGCAGAGTTATCAACCAATCAACGATGGCTCAATGTGGTGATCTTGGCTGAAGGGGTTAATATCATTGATATCGCAGGTATTGAGGCGCTACTTAACGAACGCAATAAACTGCAAAAACGCGGTGGTGATTTATATATCATTGGCTTGAAAACGCATGTGCGTAATAAATTACGTAAAAGCCCGTACTGGCAACGCCTAGGTGGAAAAAAACACCTACACGAAAGTACCTATATTGCGTTTCGTGAGATCTGTAAAGACTTGGAAATCGATAATTATCGGCAATATATGAAACATTTGTTTAAAGATTACAACAAGCTATAG
- the ppk1 gene encoding polyphosphate kinase 1 has product MNQTKPIENTPDVDLANANPREILLNRELTWIAFNERVLHESTRAEIPLLERLKFIAIVSGNTDEFFMKRIGGLKQQVGAGMDSLSPDGRTPQEQIDECYAAIRQMNQTLQKSWKQLQTELRKAGIEIIKYQQLSRTKQAQMREFFITNIYPLITPQAMDPAHPFPFVSNLSLNLLVKMHYAQTKRSALARIKVPVGQGSKRFININDPNAEKFITLEDLIINNLDMLFPGMNIDTVDIFRVTRNAVTEQDEEKAEDLLELIEGELRERRLAPIVRMQYESGMSAIHKGMLSAELSLVEDKDTFASDGFLALRDLMELMAINRGDLKDPPHQPVDHERLVGEDNIFHAIRRNGPFLIQLPYESFNSSVERFLRDASRDPKVLGIKMTLYRTSSDSKIIDYLIDASRNGKQVTVVVEVKARFDESANIRWANHLEEAGIHVTYGIVGLKTHAKLIYVIRQDYDGLRRYAHIGTGNYHSGTARLYSDLGILTADPDIGTDLTELFNYLTTGYTPNRKYHKLLPAPKQMKPGLMAFIDREINHAKAGKKGHIRLKTNALEDVDIALALYRASQAGVKVELIIRDTCRVIAGVPGLSESISVTSIVGRFLEHTRIYYFYNNGEEEYYIGSADLMHRNLESRVEVIVPLEAQDIRDKLNHFLNTQLNDLENAWRMQADGSYKRRQNPQDKPSAQQQFIEEAQARFKEANRLKLRKTKSLI; this is encoded by the coding sequence ATGAATCAAACCAAGCCAATTGAGAACACACCTGACGTTGATCTAGCCAACGCTAACCCACGCGAGATTCTTCTCAATCGAGAGCTCACTTGGATTGCTTTTAATGAACGTGTGCTGCATGAATCGACGCGTGCTGAGATTCCACTGCTTGAACGACTGAAATTTATCGCGATTGTTAGCGGTAATACCGATGAGTTCTTCATGAAACGTATTGGTGGTCTCAAACAGCAAGTTGGCGCTGGCATGGACAGCTTGAGCCCGGATGGCCGCACGCCTCAGGAACAAATTGATGAATGCTATGCAGCGATCCGACAAATGAACCAAACACTGCAAAAAAGCTGGAAGCAACTACAAACGGAATTACGCAAAGCTGGTATAGAAATTATTAAATATCAACAGCTTTCACGCACCAAGCAGGCGCAGATGCGTGAGTTCTTTATCACCAATATTTATCCTCTGATCACCCCTCAGGCGATGGATCCTGCGCACCCTTTCCCGTTTGTCTCTAATTTATCGTTGAATTTGTTGGTAAAAATGCACTATGCACAGACTAAGCGCAGCGCTCTGGCGCGTATTAAAGTGCCCGTTGGACAAGGTAGCAAACGCTTTATCAACATTAATGATCCCAATGCTGAAAAATTCATCACTTTAGAAGATTTGATCATCAATAATCTCGATATGCTCTTTCCGGGCATGAACATTGATACCGTGGATATATTCCGCGTCACGCGCAACGCGGTCACTGAGCAAGACGAGGAAAAAGCTGAAGATTTATTGGAATTGATTGAAGGTGAACTTCGTGAGCGCCGACTTGCGCCGATTGTGCGCATGCAATATGAATCCGGCATGAGCGCCATTCACAAAGGTATGCTTTCCGCTGAGCTGTCTTTGGTTGAAGACAAGGATACTTTTGCCAGCGACGGCTTCTTAGCTTTACGCGATTTGATGGAGTTGATGGCGATTAACCGTGGAGATTTAAAAGATCCACCACACCAACCGGTCGATCATGAGCGTTTGGTTGGCGAGGATAATATCTTCCATGCGATTCGCCGTAACGGCCCTTTTTTGATCCAACTGCCCTACGAGTCGTTTAATTCATCGGTTGAGCGCTTTTTGCGCGATGCCAGTCGTGATCCTAAAGTACTCGGGATCAAAATGACCTTATATCGCACCTCATCAGATTCTAAAATTATCGATTATCTGATTGACGCCTCACGTAACGGCAAGCAAGTGACGGTTGTGGTTGAAGTTAAAGCCCGTTTTGATGAATCAGCGAATATCCGCTGGGCTAATCACCTTGAAGAAGCCGGGATCCATGTGACCTACGGCATTGTGGGCTTAAAAACGCACGCTAAATTGATCTATGTGATTCGCCAAGATTATGATGGTCTGCGGCGCTATGCACATATCGGTACAGGGAACTACCACAGCGGTACAGCCAGACTTTATAGCGATCTAGGTATTCTGACAGCCGACCCTGATATTGGCACCGATTTAACTGAACTGTTTAACTACCTCACCACAGGCTACACGCCAAACCGTAAATACCATAAGCTGTTACCCGCACCAAAACAGATGAAACCGGGACTAATGGCGTTTATTGACCGTGAAATCAACCACGCCAAAGCCGGTAAAAAAGGCCATATCCGATTAAAAACCAATGCCTTGGAAGATGTTGATATTGCCCTTGCGCTTTATCGTGCTTCTCAAGCTGGCGTTAAGGTGGAACTCATCATTCGTGATACCTGCCGTGTCATTGCTGGTGTGCCGGGATTATCAGAATCCATTAGTGTCACCAGTATCGTTGGTCGCTTTTTAGAACATACGCGTATTTATTATTTCTACAATAATGGCGAGGAAGAATATTACATTGGCTCGGCGGATTTGATGCACCGCAACCTTGAGAGCCGCGTTGAAGTGATTGTGCCGCTTGAAGCGCAAGATATCCGAGATAAACTCAATCACTTCTTAAATACGCAGCTAAATGACTTGGAAAACGCCTGGCGGATGCAAGCAGATGGCAGTTATAAACGCCGACAAAACCCACAGGATAAACCAAGCGCACAGCAACAGTTTATCGAAGAAGCACAGGCGCGCTTTAAGGAAGCAAATCGATTGAAATTGCGCAAAACCAAGTCATTGATTTAA
- a CDS encoding ABC transporter ATP-binding protein, with the protein MSEQPLALEISQLTKTYRNGFRAVKGIDLRVEQGDFYALLGPNGAGKSTTISMLTSLTRKTSGSIRIFGHDIDQDFSRAKKKIGLVPQEFNLNVFERAVDVVRNQAGFYNLAPEVALERAEYYLDKLGLTDKKNSQVRELSGGMKRRLMIARAMAHEPSLLILDEPTAGVDIEIRRSMWQFLQQINAEGTTIILTTHYLEEAEQLCRRIGVINHGEMVYEGAMGQLLSQMDEETFVLNIEPQTLDPRVFSDFSLRQIDLETIEVRVHRANQTINTLIERLSAHNVRVHSMRNKVNRLEELFMRLVN; encoded by the coding sequence GTGTCTGAACAACCACTGGCATTAGAAATCTCTCAACTTACTAAAACCTATCGTAATGGTTTTAGGGCGGTAAAGGGTATCGATTTACGCGTTGAGCAAGGCGATTTTTACGCCTTACTTGGGCCTAATGGTGCGGGTAAATCGACGACAATCAGTATGCTCACCTCATTGACGCGAAAAACCAGCGGCAGTATCCGGATTTTTGGCCATGATATTGATCAGGATTTTTCGCGTGCAAAGAAAAAGATTGGTTTGGTACCGCAGGAATTTAACCTCAATGTGTTTGAGCGCGCAGTCGATGTGGTGCGTAATCAGGCGGGATTTTATAATTTAGCGCCTGAAGTAGCGCTTGAGCGCGCTGAGTATTATCTCGATAAATTAGGATTGACAGATAAAAAAAACAGCCAAGTGCGTGAGCTTTCTGGCGGTATGAAACGTCGCCTGATGATTGCGCGCGCGATGGCGCACGAACCTTCGTTGCTGATTCTCGATGAACCCACCGCAGGAGTGGATATAGAAATTCGCCGCAGCATGTGGCAATTCCTGCAGCAGATTAATGCTGAAGGAACAACCATCATTCTCACCACACATTATTTAGAAGAAGCCGAACAGCTGTGTCGACGGATTGGCGTGATAAACCATGGTGAGATGGTCTATGAAGGCGCGATGGGGCAGTTGCTTTCACAAATGGATGAAGAAACGTTTGTGCTGAATATTGAGCCACAAACCTTGGATCCTAGAGTCTTTAGCGATTTTTCGCTACGCCAAATAGACCTTGAGACGATCGAAGTACGTGTGCATCGTGCAAATCAAACTATCAATACATTAATCGAACGCTTAAGCGCGCATAACGTGCGCGTACACTCAATGCGTAATAAGGTTAATCGCTTAGAAGAGCTCTTTATGCGCTTAGTAAATTGA
- a CDS encoding MalY/PatB family protein: MIQSVDRKGSDSVKWAKYAEQDIIPMWIADTDYRAPEAVLNALHQRIDHGVLGYGMATDAFIDAVVDHCQALYNWTIDRSWVVPIPGVVPGLNMSRAVSLARGKSAALTISPTYPHLRKNPSLMNFRQQFVDAVDADDHWAIDFSALDRAVDKDSGLLLLCHPHNPLGKTYSVDELVAFADFAKRHDLLVCSDEIHCDLVIDGSKHTPFATLNADTLARTITLMAPSKTYNIAGLACAFAIIADPALRTSFRTSCAGLAGDVNILGMTAATAALNEGEAWHQAMIAHFRDNAERVYEAINAMKHLRMKPMTATYLAWIDARELPVEHPQRFFEQAGVGLADGADYGSPGFLRLNFGCSRELLDVALQRMAKAIASV, translated from the coding sequence ATGATTCAGAGCGTAGATAGAAAGGGCAGTGATTCGGTTAAATGGGCAAAATACGCGGAACAAGATATTATTCCGATGTGGATTGCCGATACGGATTATCGTGCGCCAGAAGCGGTACTCAACGCGTTACACCAGCGTATTGACCATGGCGTGTTAGGTTATGGCATGGCAACCGATGCGTTTATTGATGCGGTGGTTGATCATTGTCAGGCTCTTTATAATTGGACGATTGATCGCTCATGGGTTGTGCCAATTCCGGGGGTTGTCCCAGGCCTGAATATGTCGCGTGCGGTGAGCTTGGCGCGCGGTAAATCCGCAGCATTAACGATCTCGCCAACCTATCCCCATTTACGCAAAAACCCATCGCTAATGAATTTTCGCCAACAATTCGTTGATGCGGTGGATGCAGATGATCATTGGGCGATTGATTTTTCAGCCCTTGATCGCGCGGTGGATAAAGACAGTGGCTTATTATTGCTCTGCCATCCGCACAATCCTTTGGGTAAGACGTATAGCGTAGATGAGCTAGTCGCGTTTGCTGATTTTGCCAAACGTCACGACTTGCTGGTTTGTAGCGATGAAATTCACTGTGATCTGGTTATAGATGGCTCTAAACATACGCCTTTCGCCACCCTTAACGCCGATACACTCGCGCGTACGATCACCTTAATGGCGCCAAGTAAAACTTATAATATTGCCGGTTTAGCTTGCGCGTTTGCGATTATTGCTGATCCCGCGTTACGAACCTCATTCCGCACCTCGTGTGCGGGGCTAGCGGGGGACGTAAATATTCTTGGGATGACTGCTGCCACGGCCGCGTTAAACGAAGGCGAAGCTTGGCATCAGGCAATGATTGCCCATTTCCGTGATAATGCTGAACGGGTTTATGAAGCGATCAATGCGATGAAACATTTGCGCATGAAGCCGATGACGGCGACGTATTTGGCGTGGATTGATGCGCGTGAATTACCGGTTGAGCATCCGCAGCGCTTTTTTGAACAAGCCGGTGTTGGCTTAGCTGATGGCGCTGATTATGGCTCGCCAGGGTTCCTGCGTTTAAACTTTGGTTGTTCCCGTGAGCTGCTTGATGTAGCGTTACAACGGATGGCCAAGGCAATCGCTAGTGTCTGA